A region of the Nitrospirota bacterium genome:
TGAGTGAGCCGATCTCTATCGAACCCCGTTCTCGCTTGCACGCCTCCCTCCTTCATTTTCAGCGCGCAGCGAATAGCTTAGAGCGAATAACTCGAAGCCGCTCACTCTCGGCTACTCACCGCTGGCTATTTTCTAAGCAGGACAAAAATTCTGGGCACTTTACCAGAAGGCCGGGGGCAGAGCCAAGACTTGATTGCGTCGGAAGCCTGTGAAGAAGCGAACCGGGAGGCAGCCCCCTCTCGCGGATCCGAGAGGGGGCTGCGGAATCGGAAGGGATCGGCTACATTTTCACATGCTGTTTCAAGATCGGTGAGTCTTTGATTGCCGGATTCGACGGGGCCAGCTCGGCCGCCTTCTTGAACGAGGCCGTCGCCTCCTCATGCTTGCCCATCTTATCCAGCGTCAGCGCCAGATTGTAATGGGCCTCGGCGAGGTTCTGGTCGGCCTTGAGCGCCTTGCGGAAATGGCCTTCCGCTACGTCCCAATGGCCCTGCCGGTAATGGCCGACCCCCTCGTCATTGTCAGCCCGGCCGGCTGAACCTGCCGGAGACATCAAAGCCGTTTCGGCTCCCGGCGCCGGCGGGGCCTCTTGCTTCGATTCGCACGCCGCCATCACGAATGAGATGAGCACCAAGGACAGCCACGACCATAACGTCCGATATTTCATGGCATCACCTCCCCAAAACGCCAACGCCTTCGCGGCGCTCAAGGGCCCTCGAAGGCGTTCC
Encoded here:
- a CDS encoding tetratricopeptide repeat protein; this encodes MKYRTLWSWLSLVLISFVMAACESKQEAPPAPGAETALMSPAGSAGRADNDEGVGHYRQGHWDVAEGHFRKALKADQNLAEAHYNLALTLDKMGKHEEATASFKKAAELAPSNPAIKDSPILKQHVKM